From the Ferrigenium kumadai genome, one window contains:
- a CDS encoding ABC transporter permease, with protein sequence MSLIHNIRNRDWRGAALPAGLLAAWYAVTALEWVNTKLIVPPEKVVQVAYKYVTHGNFLEAVAASLTRDLSGFAIGSAAGILLGIVLGLSRWTERIVGPTFNTLKHISLFAWLPLISSWLGTGNSAKILFIALSAFYPVAINTFEGVRGIPRTQLEVARVYAFTRWQSVTRLILPAATPQILTGLHLALIYAWMATIGAEFLLVTADPGLGDTVIKGRAAFNVELIVFGMLIIGLVGAFFNHIAARIEARLLVWRGDKA encoded by the coding sequence ATGAGCCTGATACACAACATCCGCAATCGCGATTGGCGCGGCGCGGCATTGCCCGCGGGGCTGCTCGCCGCGTGGTATGCCGTCACCGCGCTGGAATGGGTGAACACCAAACTGATCGTGCCGCCCGAGAAGGTCGTGCAAGTGGCGTACAAGTACGTGACGCACGGGAATTTCCTGGAAGCAGTGGCGGCTAGCCTGACGCGCGATCTCTCCGGCTTTGCGATCGGCAGCGCGGCCGGCATCCTGCTGGGCATCGTACTTGGACTGTCGCGCTGGACCGAGCGCATCGTCGGCCCGACTTTCAATACGCTGAAGCACATTTCGTTGTTCGCCTGGCTGCCGCTGATCTCGAGCTGGCTGGGCACCGGAAACAGCGCCAAGATCCTGTTCATCGCACTTTCTGCCTTTTACCCGGTGGCCATCAATACTTTTGAGGGAGTGCGAGGCATTCCGCGCACCCAGCTCGAAGTGGCGCGGGTATATGCCTTCACCCGCTGGCAATCCGTCACGCGACTGATCCTGCCCGCAGCTACGCCGCAGATACTCACCGGCCTGCATCTTGCGCTGATCTACGCGTGGATGGCGACCATCGGCGCCGAATTCCTGCTGGTCACCGCCGATCCCGGCCTGGGCGACACCGTCATCAAGGGACGGGCGGCGTTCAACGTGGAACTGATCGTGTTCGGCATGCTGATCATCGGTCTGGTCGGCGCATTCTTCAACCACATCGCGGCACGTATCGAAGCCAGGCTGTTGGTCTGGCGCGGCGACAAGGCTTAA